One window of the Chryseotalea sp. WA131a genome contains the following:
- a CDS encoding Na+/H+ antiporter has product MHLENITVILLLLAVVTALAEVTDKIKIPYPVLLVLAGIGISLIPNLPVVEMSPEVIFLIFLPPALYSSAWTTSWPDFKSNIRSISLLAVGCVLFTTTVVAAIAHYAIPGFGWPESFVLGAIISPPDAVAASAATVGLKVPKRLITILEGESLVNDATGLIAMRYAIAATSTGTFIFWLAGINFIYVAAIGIVIGLAIGQLFFWIHKITPDNPTTDTVMTFIAPYVAYVIAEHPMLHVSGVLAVVSCGLFLSQRSSQIFKHEARMQAWATWDTVTFILNGLIFILIGLQLPHVLSNITQHSFATLLWYGVAISLATIVARILWVYPGAYLPRFFSKRIREREKRPPAANVFIVAWSGMRGVVSLAAALALPIVFGDGTAFPNRDLIIFLTFAVIFSTLVFQGMTLPGLIKKLGIQPDPSTKESEDKARYAMAASLIEHIEENYSLGLDDRILNKIKVKYEMRIQRLKKEPDEKKLTEEQIKQFLDIQHALISQERMFLENMRKKGEIGDEALRKIERELDLEESRLMLELDES; this is encoded by the coding sequence ATGCATTTAGAGAACATTACCGTCATTCTATTGTTACTGGCCGTGGTTACTGCCTTGGCAGAAGTTACCGATAAAATAAAAATTCCATATCCGGTTTTGTTGGTATTGGCGGGTATTGGGATCAGTCTTATTCCAAACCTGCCGGTGGTGGAGATGAGTCCTGAGGTAATCTTTTTAATATTCTTGCCACCTGCGCTTTACTCATCAGCTTGGACTACCTCGTGGCCCGATTTTAAGTCGAATATCCGATCGATTTCATTGTTGGCAGTTGGTTGCGTTCTGTTTACCACCACCGTGGTGGCCGCTATCGCCCATTATGCAATTCCGGGTTTTGGTTGGCCCGAATCGTTTGTGTTGGGCGCAATCATCTCTCCGCCAGATGCGGTGGCAGCCTCTGCAGCTACCGTTGGCCTAAAAGTGCCTAAGCGATTGATTACAATTTTGGAAGGCGAGAGCTTGGTGAACGATGCCACCGGTTTGATTGCCATGCGCTATGCCATTGCGGCTACATCCACTGGAACTTTTATCTTTTGGCTGGCAGGCATCAATTTTATTTATGTGGCAGCGATAGGTATTGTTATTGGACTGGCGATAGGCCAATTGTTTTTTTGGATTCATAAAATCACGCCAGACAATCCCACCACTGATACAGTGATGACCTTCATTGCACCCTATGTTGCCTACGTAATTGCTGAGCATCCCATGCTGCATGTTTCAGGTGTGCTAGCCGTTGTTTCGTGTGGTTTATTTTTAAGTCAGCGATCGTCTCAAATATTTAAACACGAGGCGCGCATGCAAGCGTGGGCTACCTGGGATACGGTAACTTTTATTCTAAATGGCTTGATCTTTATCTTGATTGGTTTGCAATTGCCGCATGTTCTTTCCAACATTACCCAGCATTCGTTTGCTACACTTTTATGGTATGGTGTGGCGATTAGTTTGGCTACCATTGTGGCCCGAATTCTGTGGGTGTATCCGGGTGCTTACCTTCCACGCTTTTTTAGCAAGCGCATTCGCGAACGTGAAAAACGCCCACCAGCGGCCAATGTTTTTATTGTTGCCTGGTCGGGTATGCGCGGAGTAGTTTCGTTGGCTGCAGCCTTGGCGTTGCCAATAGTATTTGGTGATGGCACCGCCTTTCCCAACCGCGATTTGATTATATTTTTAACCTTTGCCGTTATTTTTTCCACGCTGGTTTTTCAAGGTATGACACTGCCTGGGCTGATAAAAAAATTGGGGATTCAACCCGACCCCAGCACGAAAGAAAGTGAAGACAAGGCGCGCTATGCCATGGCTGCATCGCTGATAGAACACATTGAAGAAAATTATTCGCTGGGGCTCGATGATCGGATTTTGAACAAGATCAAAGTGAAATATGAAATGAGAATTCAACGGTTGAAAAAGGAACCAGACGAAAAAAAGTTAACCGAAGAACAGATCAAACAATTTTTAGATATTCAACATGCCTTGATTAGCCAAGAGCGAATGTTTTTGGAGAATATGCGAAAGAAGGGAGAGATTGGTGATGAGGCACTGCGAAAGATTGAGCGAGAGTTGGATTTAGAAGAATCGCGGTTGATGCTAGAATTAGACGAAAGCTAG